One Citrus sinensis cultivar Valencia sweet orange chromosome 5, DVS_A1.0, whole genome shotgun sequence genomic window, AATGCTGCAAATATTGCCGATCAAAACCTTGTGTGAATGTTTATGTAAACAAGCCAAAAAGCACAGTCACACACAACTTAAAGGTATGGTTAATGCAAAACTTAGTTTATAATATGCACATGACAGTTGTTTTATTGGAGCATATGTTTGGTGTGAAATCTTAGAATGTAGAATAAAGTTCAATTGCATAAGAAGAAGCATTTGAATTTTCTAGAAAGGAATCTATAAACATAACCATGACCATTTTCATATGAAGcaaaacatttttattgttgGACCATCTTATTTTCACACAAATCTTGAACTAGATATGTTTAACCGCAAGAGTTTCAAGCTAAATGATACATAAATATCCcgaaaattttattcattaagcAAGCACTTCTTCTAGCTTTAAAAATCTCCCAACATGTACAAGTCAATATGGACCAGTCAAACACCAAACTTAATATACGAAGAACAGAGAAAATCAAGTGAATAAAGTATTAcaacaaagaataaaaaattaaataaaaggaacCTGActgtgaagaaaaataatggaaCCACTATCAAGGATAAACATAAAGTACACATGTACTTTTGTACACTTAAAGTTTTGTTTAGGACATGTTTAAACTAAACATCTAAGTACTCATATACTTGGATGTTCACTTTTAAGACGTAATGTACTGCAACTACcaaattctattaatttcaaaGTGCACGTATATGAACTCATAAGCAGACttataaacacataaattataGAGATATATAACTATacattacataaaatatatacatatataagtacatataaatataaaattaataatataatggaTGATAGATGTAAAAGTAATGATCTAATGTATGATGTTACTAACGTCAAGGTGAGAGACACTGTGAAATGATAGTGGTCAATCTATCAAATAGGTCACTACCACTCAGTTAATCCCACGCTATATGCAGTAAAATCTAAGTACACATGTATTTTTGTGAACTTAGAAGTGGTATATGCAGTAAAATCCAAGTACACATGTACTTCTAAGTTCAATGCATGTTTAAACTAAACACCTAAGTAATCATATACTTAGATGTTCACTTTTAAGACGTTATAATGTATTACAACTACCAAATTCTACACACTTCAAAGTGCACATATATGCActcataaagaaaaatataaacatataaattattgagATACACCACTATACATTACATATAGTTATACGTATATACGGATGTGAAAGCAATAATCTAATTGATGATGTTACTAACATCAAGGTGAGCAACACAACCAAGTGACCATAGTAAATCTATGAAATAGGCACATACCACTCTTCATATCACACTACATGCAGTTAAAGAATAAGTGTtgacatatatataaagtaaacATTCAAGTACATATACATCAAGTGGAGATTCGCACGTAACACATAAAAAgcacaaaattatttacctATCACAATTGTCACTTTCTTTACTATTCAATTTTCTACACAGATACACATCTGTTAACTCTTCTCTCTAACCTCCTCCCACTGTCTCTCCTGATCAAGAAGCTCACGCCAACctgcaatttaaaaataacaaataggTATTGAACAATTAGAAgtgaaaataaagagataaacaaaaaactaataaattatattaaaaaattcaataatcaaGGCATAATCATATAGAACTGTCACACGtaaaatttaaagcaagaaATATTATCTGTCACGCGTAAAATATTCTTAACGAATGCCATCATACTAGCCTTCACGTGGACGACATAAGGTTCAGCAAGTAATTTATCATATCGTGCATCTTCTAAAGTAAACAACTTGCCCACTTGTGTGGTATAAGTCTCATCACCATAGCCGATGATGACTCATGTCATGTGACTCGCCAAGTTAAGAACCTTCATAAATTGTTGCTGCATGTCGGTGCCGCTCCAGAAACCCGCATCATACCTTTTTATAATCTTCTGGTTGGAAGGCTTGCTCTTCACAGTTGCTCTAGCGTGCCGCAACCAAAACGGAGTCGGAGGTGGGAATGACAGAGAGACAACTACCGCCATTGGTTTCTGACCGGTCTCTCTAACGATATACTCCAACTCTGAATTTAAGATAGCAGAATCTTCAGTTGCATCCATTCCAGTGAGCGGAGTGATAAATTGTCGAAGATCAAGTCGATTGTCCTTGACTTCACGCTCCATTGATGCATACGAAGCATTTAACATGGAAAACCCCCACTCATTACTTCCAGTGTCAACGCACCAAATTGGTGGCACTGTACCACCCTCCGATTCTTCTCTAATCTTGTCATCCAGATGTCTTGAAATGACCTCCCCTCATGCCTTGAACCAGAATGTTTAAGGGTCTCAGTGACCTGCACCAAcctaccaaaaaaaatttaaagttaaaacATATAATTTGCAACAGAATAATATACCAACCAATTTGAATTAGATGCACTCACTTAATAATGCTCGAATCACCAAAATCAGTCTCGTCTTCATGAAACAATTATGACGGGTCACACAATTTCTCCAGTTTCTCATAAGACGTAATGTACTGCAACTACcaaattctattaatttcaaaGTGCACGTATATGAACTCATAAGCAGACgtataaacacataaattatagagatatataattatacattacataaaatatatacatatataagtacatataaatgtaaaattaataatataatggaTGATAGATGTAAAAGTAATAATCTAATGGATGATGTTACTAACGTCAAGGTGAGAGACACTGTGAAATAATAGTGGTCAATCTATCAAATAGGTCACTACCACTCAGTCAATCCCACGCTATATGCAATAAAATCCAAGTACACATACATTTTTGTGAACTTAGAAGTGGTATATGCAGTAAAATCCAAGTACACATGTACTTCTAAGTTCAATGCATGTTTAAACTAAACACCTAAGTAGTCATATACTTGGATGTTCACTTTTAAGACGTTATAATGTATTGCAACTACCAAATTCTACACACTTCAAAGTGCACATATATGCACTCATAagcaaaaatataaacatacaAATTATTGAGATACACCACTATACATTACATATAATTATAAGTATATACGTATGTGAAAGCAATAATCTAATGGATGATGTTACTAACATCAAAGTGAGCAACACAACCAAGTGACCATAGTAAATCTATGAAATAGGCACATACCACTCTTCATCTCACACTACATGCAGTTAAAGAATAGGTGTTGACATATACATAAAGTAAACATTCAAGTACATATACATTAAGTGGAAATCCGACTTAAAGGTATGGTTCATGCAAAACTTAGCTTATAATATGCACATGACAGCTGTTTTACTGGAGCAGATGTTTGGTGTGAAACCTTAGAATGTATAATAAAGTTCAATTGCATAAGAAGAAGCCTTTGAATTTTCTAGAAAGGAACCTATGAACATAACCATGACTATTTTCATATGAAgcaaaacattttttattattggatCATCTTATTTTCACACAAATCTTGAACTAGATATGTTTAACTGCAAGAGTTTCAACCTAAATGATACATAAATATcctgaaaattttattcattaggCAAGCACTTCTTCTAGCTTTAAAAATCTCCCAACATGTACAAGTCAATATGGACCAGTCAGACACCAAACTTAATATACTAAGAACAGAGAAAATCAAGTGAATCAAATATTAcaacaaagaataaaaattaaataaaaggaacCTGActgtgaagaaaaataatggaaCCACTATCAAGGATCAACCTTCGCCGTTGATGTTGAAGTTCAGTTTCTCCAGCACCACTAATGAAACCGCACCCCTACTTCCTCTCCTGCAATTCATATCCACATACGTCAAAAAAGTTTCTAAAAACTACAGTTTATTGTAAGCACACACATGCAGAACCATTTATTATAAGCAATTAAGCacacatttaaataaaaaaattcattaaaaaatatttaatacgtATGCTGTGAAACATATGCATCAATCAATAATATTGGGCTGTGTGTCACAGTGCAAAAAGCAAGTGGCTTACAGCAAGTTGAAAAATTCACCTCaggataataaatatatttaaacaaaattttccacTAAAATACTGAACTACAACTACTCGTTATAGCTTTGGTTATGGCAGCCCTCATCTAACTCCATTGGCAATGGAAACATGCCATTAATACCGTATCAAAATGTAGACAAGACAAGCCATTATATATAGTCACTTTGCACCGTTTATTCAACATACAAGTTGAAGTTAAGTGCGCACAGAAACAGcaggaaataaaaaatgaaactaaaaatAGCAGAAAAATGAACCCAAAAATAGCAGAAAATGAACCAGGaacttgaaaacaaaaaaagaaagcattaACCGAGAACATGCGTCTATTgtttataataacaataactaataacaataataaaaaattaataagtaacCCACTTAATGCATAGATGGATTGGAAGCGGTTGGAGGTGATAGCAGCGATGGAAGCGACGGCAGCTGGATCGGAAGTGAACGGGTGTCGGCGGAGTGAGTCAGCCGTGAGGTGAGTGAGGGTGTCGGTGGAGTGAGTCAGCCGTAAGGTGAGTGAGGGCGTCGACTGGACGGCTGAGGGCTGCGCTATGATGGAAGGCTAGGCGGTGACATATCGGGAGagcaacaacaaaataaaaagggtATTATATAGAGATGGCAATGGGGCGGGTTCGGGTCGGGGATCATGATCCCCGAACCCGTACCCGATTTAGAAGTAATCCCCAAACCCGTCCCCATACccgaaaaattataattgggGATGATTTGGGTATACTCCGAAAATCCCCAAATTGAGTGGGGATTAAAACGGGCCTGATCcccatttaaattttttaaaaaattaataattttaaatattcagaatttcaacaaattaaagatttcataTTATGTAGTTGGACCTAAATACATTAATCATATAAATTCATGTTAAACAATGAATGTTAAAGTAGATTTTGCTGCAAAATCtactttgaaaatattaattaacctTATAATCATAATTAGGCAtggaaaattacaaaatccatcaattttattgccagctaattaataaaaatatttgtattataaataatcaaaGCTCATATCGTTTTATCTTgaatttaagttatttaacAGTCAAAATTTTGTGCATGTGTGCTTGTCGTtacttcaaattaattatgatatcTCATTTTTCCCTGTTAATCAAATTCATGACTCGTGGATGGAAAAAGACAGCACTGGTGAATGAATTTTGAACTATTTTGTAAACATATGGACTCCGTTGTGCATGAAACCGCAGGCAATTAATTGGCCTTCTTCAActcttcttattatttattttttatttcagttacagtgattttatatgttaaaacgctgcagaaaaaggaaaaaaaattaccttaaTTGATGAAATGACTGAGAAGGCGGTTTGGCCGTGAGTTAATGATCTAGagttttgttatattttttttattatttaagttttttattatttgattaaattaaaatatattttgattgaaaaaattaGTTCGGGTTTGATTTCGGGTTCGGGGTCCCGATAAAATCCCCAAACTCAAACCCGCAATATATTTAGAGTTTGGGTTAATTCCTGAAATAGATCCgtttctaattttaaaatttttcggGGCCCCATACCCAACTCAAATTAATCGGAGACCTGTGGGTATGGGTCTCCACAGAAAATGTTGCCATCCCTTATTATATGTGTATTatgaatatgaaaatgaaaatgctgCGTGGAATAGAGTACCGAAAGGGCCCTTAGACATTTGGAATCCACAATGGCATCTACTCTTTTTATTCGCCAGGAATTTTGGCTGATTCAATGGACCTTTTCCTCGTAATATCTAAACTATCCTCCCGGTAGATATTGAATAAAACTTAAGAGAGGGGTAATTCTGACTTTCTGCCTAATAGGAAATAAGGAAGTGACCTAAAATTCAAGTGACCAAGACAGAGTCCATATGTGATGCATATTTCTTAtgtctttattattattaatattattattattagctaAAAGCCTAAAGCGaccataaaaatattcaaaattttcaactttgTCTGCACAGGAAAGCATTTCCCATTTCCCGGCTTCTTCATCCAATTCCAACAAAGAAATATTTGTCAAAACCCGTCACATGATTTCTACTTCTTCAAATACCCTTTTCATAGTTGACCGTCATTTCATCGTTTTCGCCGTTTAAGGAGCCCCGAAATAATCGCTCTTGTTTTCTGTTGAGGATCCAATTCTCTGTCATTCAGGTAACCTGCTCACTGTTTGTTTTGAAGCgttggaaaaatattttatttaatctgtTATTACTAGTTAATCACTGACTTCCGTGTTTTAAAGAGGTTCTGTTTTGATCAGGTGAAGTATGTTGGGTTTGTCAAATTGAAGCCTGTGATTGATTTTACTCACTGTTGTTGATAACATCCACTTGTAGATTTTGACTGTTTGAATGTcggaaaaaatgataattttaattccttGATTGACTAGCAGTATAATACATCGATCTTAACTAATTGTCTTAGTTTGactttcagaaaaaaaaaaaaaggaccaCTAAGCCTATGCTTTGCTTTGGCTGAATGATCAAGCATTGTCAATGTGTATTCATTCTCAGTCTTAAGTTCGAACTAACGGTACTGGGGTGCCTAAATGCAGTTCAGATCTTGGCACTTTTGCTTTCGCTTGATTAGTTACCTTTGACTCACAGGAGAGTGATCATTGAGTATAGGAATTGTTTTAGTTGTACTCTATGCAGGCGTAAGGAATTCTGAGTTTCTGGTGTGGAGATGATATTGAATTGAATAACAATTACTTATCATGATGGACTTGTGAACATAAACAAACTGAATtccaataaatatataaaagatggacagagagagagagagagagagaagaagctAAAGTTTGTGTTCCtttatctaattaaaaaataaagaagtagGGCACGGCTTAtgtatttgtataatttttacaagtttaaCTATAAATTGCTTTATCCTTTACGTTCACATTGTAGGTTACTTGTATGCTAAAAGTCGAATTATGTTGACATCAGTTTAACAGATCTATTGCAAGTTTcttatatgtatttttgttGCAAGACAATTGTGTGTGTTTCTCATAATTGTTGTATTTTGCTTAAATGATGATGGATttagttgttttcttttttaagcaTGCTTTAATCATCCTGtataaagatgaagatgaggaAATACTGAACATTGAGATGGTAACAGCCACTGTTGGCAGTAATACCAAAGGTGTGAAATTTCCAACTGTTTACCTACTGGGAGACTTGTAAACTATGAGTGCTGATGCAAATAAATCTACTACAAATGGGTATGAAAAGCCTTTACCATCGGAGGAACAGCAAAGAAAGGTATCTCTAGTTACTGTGCTGTCTCTATGTCACAAGTTCTTGTTCTGAAAATGCCATGAATGTTTCATGATAAGCTTTTAAGCTGACTTTTAAAATGTGCAGATTAATGAAGTGAGGAGGTTGCTTGGGCTGTTGTCTGGTAGATTGTCCATTTATTGCTCTGATGCTTCAATCGCAAGGCATTTAAGGGCACAAAATTGGAATGTCAAGAAGGCAACTAAAATGCTGAAAGTAACTCTAAAATGGAGAGCTGAATACAAACCTGAAGAGATTCGTTGGGTATGCAGTATGCTACCATCTATCTTGCCTGACATACTGTAACCTTCAAGCCAAATCCTAGGAATGTGTGCTAGGTTCAAATTCCTTATTCTAATTGGATCAAGTTTTCATTTTACGATACTTTTGAAGACTGTGCTGCAGGGTCATCAATAGTAAATGATGCCTGTCTTATATGTTGTCTCTgtcatttttttcactttgtttATGACCTTTCACAGTCCATTATAAAACAGCCTTGGATCAGGCTTAAAAGGACTCTACTGGAACTAAGATTACTAAGTTGAAAAGATTCATCTCGCGGAAGAATACTTGGGGGGTAGATCCTTCTTTCACCCTAGAGtcaaatatttatatcaaTGTCTGGGCAAAGGTGTGATGCTGGAACAGTTATCTGTGTCAAGtctattcataaaaattttatctagTCAGTTTGCAAGTTTACTAAACCTTTCAGCCAGTGTGGTTGCCGGCCTGGTCaaattttgtttactttgGGACGTTACATTGCAGAAAATGGTGTTTTATAACTTCATTTCTTTACTTTTGTGGCGTAGGATGAAATTGCTAATGAAGCGGAGACCGGGAAGATATATAGATTGAATTATGTGGACAAGTATGGGAGAGCAGTTCTCGTCATGAGACCTAGTTGCCAGGTTCAACGTTTATCTGAGaaatcttctctctctctctctctctctctctctctctctctggatgtgtgtgtttgtgtgtttcCATGTGTGatgattatttataattaagctatttcttaatattttaaagaaatttgatCTGTGTAGAAACATCTTGATGACGTGCTCATATCCAATATTAAGAATACTTTCTAAATCGTGCGCTGAAGGATTTAGGAGTTCCTCCTCCTgagtttatgtatttttttttttcacctccTCTTGTGAAGTCTATGAATCAGACAAACTAACTATCACAAATTTCTCATCTGATGGATTACTGTGTGAATTGtagtttttccttttctgaGCACACATTGCATACTTATTTTTATGTGAAAGATAAATATTAGACCAATATTTGGTTCTACAACTAATGCATTCATGTTATGTATTGAGAGTAAAATTTTGGAGAAAATTGCTTAGGCTTAAATTACTTTTGGCTGCAGAATACAAAGTCAACTAAAGGACAAATTAGGTATTTGGTGTATTGCATGGAGAATGCAATTCTAAATCTGCCACCTCACCAGGAGCAGATGGTCTGGTTGATTGATTTCCAAGGTTTCAATTTATCCCATATTTCAGTGAAGGTAACGCGGGAAACAGCCCATGTTTTGCAAGACCATTATCCAGAACGCCTTGGTTTGGCAATACTGTATAACCCACCCAAGTTCTTTGAGCCATTCTGGACGGTAATCTACTCTAAACTCAGTCCGTGATTCCTTTTTACttctaaagagaaaaatggtgAATTTTTCTTGTGTCAGAAATATATGACTGTACAATGTAGCAATAACTTAAAACATTCAATATTTATGTGTTTGTATACTTCATTATGCTTCCATGTGTTTGCTTTTGGTTTTATGTGCTATGTTATGTTACACATTGTCAATTTTATCACTGCAGGTTGTTAAACCATTTCTTGAGCTGAAGACTCAAAACAAAGTCAAGTTTGTTTATTCTGATGATATAAACACCAGGAGAATAATGGAAGACCTGTTTGACATGGACCAGTTGGAGTCTGCATTTGGTGGAAATGATCGTGTGGGTTTCAACATCAATAAATATGCTGAGAGGATGAGAGAAGATGATAAGAAAATGCCATCTTTTTGGGCAATGGAGACTACTCCCTCTGAAGCCTCACAACCTTCCTTGACGATGGCTACATCATCTGATTCTCCTAACTTGAATTCTGATTCTGATACATCTGACCATGAGAAGAATGACACTTCCTCACAGCGGGGAATGGAAACAGAAGCTGTGTCATCAGATGAGAAGGGTCTCACCATCGATGGTAGCAAGAACATCGTTGGGGAAGTACATTAGATTAGGGTGATGCAGCTAGGCTTTTGCCTAGTCCCCGTAGCTGTAAGAGTATGATGATCAGATGGTGTTAGCCATGCTGACTGtttaattaacattatcaGTTTGAACACAAATCAAGAAAGTTCCTCTCATGTTTTAATCTAAGTACTGCATACATGAAGCATGATTTTTCCTCATGCAATTTAATCGATGGAGCGTTCTGCTTCTATTGTTTCTGTCGGGGCATGGTTTAAAGAAATTCACACAATTTTTGTTTAACCACTCTTTTTGGTCCTCGAAGAAAACTCTATGTACGAAGCTTGTGCCCCGAACAATACGTGCATCACTGATGGTATAACACCCGGCGGGGAATCTTCGCGACTGATTGTTTATTCTTCACAGTTTCAATAAGTCGTTTTATAATCTTATAATGGCAATACCTATCTTACATTAAATGTAAGATAAGGGGATCCatcttttaaaagttaaactaataaaatattatttctagAGAATATGGATTTCCACTTGCACTTGGGTTgggccttaaaaaaaaaaaaaaaaaaatatatatatatatatatatatatatatatatatatatttataaatctcTCCCTTGCTGCTGACGCACGCAACgctcaattccaatttcaaaATCCATAAACTGTCCGGCCTTCGACAATCCCCCTCTTCTCATCTTCTTTCACAATGACAGCACGACCCTCGTAGCACAGCCAGACGGGTTTTAGATTGAACCGAAATAAAAACTTATCGGGTTGCAATTTTCAACCCATTCGGATTTCATGTGTTAATCCAAACCGAActaaatccaaaataaatttcaagttcGGTTCGGGTAAACTTGATCCGAATGCCCACCCCTTTTACAGAAGTgcgtttttaatttttaatttttaaaaattctattttcagCTCATAAATagtagtaaaataaaagaaatttacgaccaatttgttattttttactgCCAAAATATAAAAGGTCAGTAAATACCCATTTTGACCTTGCAGCTGATTTAATTCCCTACAAAGTGGCAGTAAAGTTTTACTCATTTGCGAGGAGATATTTTTCAGCCACAAACATTCCCCACAAAAGGCCCTTTTGTCGTAGTGAGGGGTAGGAAAATTGGATTTCGGTTCAGGTTGCTTGGGTTTTGATTTGGGTTACAATCCGATTCGATTGGAAAATTGAATCCAATtggattttcattttgatatcTCGATTTGCATCCAAATccgtaaaattttttaacgaTTAAGATATGGGTAAAATCCGCACTGGATGCGGGCAGATATCTCGGATGTTCGGATCcgcaaattttaaaattaaataattttaaatataatttaaaaattcaacaatttaattaataatatcaaataaaattcaattataatccaacaattaacaatttaacataaataacatataacatcaacataaatccacaaataaaaatattacaacataaatcaaacataaaaaataactaaattcaAGTGCATAACTATtaaaatccacaaataaaaaacatcaCTAAATTCAAGTACACAACTATtaaaatccacaaataaaaatccaCAAGTAACATTAAATACAATCAAACAATTAACCACAATACCAAATTAgtaatcagaaaaaaaatatgttgaatcaacaagaaaattcaattaagCCAGCAACATTttcaagattaaaaaaatttacattagaTTAAGCTCATTAAATACAATCAAACAATTAACCACAATACCAAATTGttaaccccccaaaaaaaagccATGCATTTaatagaaagaataaaaaattaattgaaataaggGAGCAAAATCTAATTACCGGCAAATTAATTCCAAGCACGAGAGGCTTGAACGCAACGACAAGGGTTAACGGTTAAAGGACAGGTGGACAGCGTCACATCGAGGCTTCGATGAGCACCACGGCGCTTCTCCGACGAGTATCGGCACCGCGAGGCTTGGACGACGAGGCTTTAACGAAAGATCAGGCGAGGCGGGCTTCGACGCGAGTCCCCAACGAGTTGCGACGA contains:
- the LOC102616184 gene encoding uncharacterized protein LOC102616184 — encoded protein: MSADANKSTTNGYEKPLPSEEQQRKINEVRRLLGLLSGRLSIYCSDASIARHLRAQNWNVKKATKMLKVTLKWRAEYKPEEIRWDEIANEAETGKIYRLNYVDKYGRAVLVMRPSCQNTKSTKGQIRYLVYCMENAILNLPPHQEQMVWLIDFQGFNLSHISVKVTRETAHVLQDHYPERLGLAILYNPPKFFEPFWTVVKPFLELKTQNKVKFVYSDDINTRRIMEDLFDMDQLESAFGGNDRVGFNINKYAERMREDDKKMPSFWAMETTPSEASQPSLTMATSSDSPNLNSDSDTSDHEKNDTSSQRGMETEAVSSDEKGLTIDGSKNIVGEVH